A genomic stretch from Microbacterium proteolyticum includes:
- a CDS encoding IclR family transcriptional regulator, which translates to MSDNAHPQVPAADQTLRILSLLARQPGPMAAQTIAATLGIPRSSTYHLLATLAQHGYVVHLPGDRRWGLGTAAFELGGGYARQQPLARLGGPLLAALSDRVGESAHLAVLAGRDVLYIVEERAPRRPALVTDVGVRLPAHLAATGRAMLAALPREQVRALFPDATALTRRHDSGPDTPRALRELLREVRAAGFASEDGEVTPGFRSVAAAVLDHAGWPAAAVAVTWPSDGAERDAAALAALAGDTARELARRIGRPR; encoded by the coding sequence ATGTCAGACAACGCGCACCCCCAGGTTCCCGCCGCCGACCAGACGCTGCGGATCCTGTCGCTGCTCGCGCGGCAGCCGGGGCCGATGGCCGCCCAGACGATCGCAGCGACCCTCGGCATCCCGCGATCGAGCACCTACCACCTGCTCGCGACCCTCGCCCAGCACGGGTACGTCGTGCACCTGCCCGGCGACCGGCGCTGGGGGCTCGGCACCGCCGCCTTCGAGCTGGGCGGCGGATACGCGCGGCAGCAGCCGCTCGCCCGCCTGGGTGGGCCCCTGCTCGCGGCACTGTCCGACCGCGTCGGGGAGTCCGCGCATCTCGCCGTCCTCGCCGGCCGCGACGTGCTCTACATCGTCGAGGAGCGGGCTCCGCGGCGACCCGCGCTGGTGACCGACGTGGGCGTGCGCCTGCCCGCCCACCTCGCCGCCACGGGTCGCGCCATGCTCGCGGCGCTCCCCCGCGAGCAGGTGCGCGCGTTGTTCCCGGATGCCACGGCCCTCACCCGCCGCCACGACTCGGGGCCCGATACCCCGCGCGCCCTGCGGGAGCTGTTGCGCGAGGTGCGCGCCGCAGGCTTCGCGTCGGAGGACGGCGAAGTGACCCCCGGCTTCCGTTCGGTGGCCGCCGCCGTGCTCGATCACGCCGGATGGCCCGCCGCGGCCGTCGCGGTCACCTGGCCGTCCGACGGCGCCGAGCGGGATGCCGCAGCCCTCGCCGCGCTCGCCGGCGACACCGCCCGCGAGCTCGCCCGCCGCATCGGGCGCCCTCGCTGA
- a CDS encoding YdcF family protein produces the protein MPADTRTARTIRRRLVVIAAAVLIVLVAAVSTGVSAYVFPAVAAPPARADVIYVIGPPTEGRIALAEQLRRAGVADDILISVPTDGEQSAANLSVCQRAFVSCVHPEPFTTAGEMSLLNERYGAGTRAVVITFTPHVSRTRFIAARCADPQVTVIAAPTSLDLGRWMYQFAYQTGGFAKALIVGCP, from the coding sequence GTGCCCGCTGACACCCGGACCGCGCGAACGATCCGCCGCCGGCTCGTCGTGATCGCGGCGGCGGTCCTGATCGTTCTTGTCGCGGCGGTGTCCACCGGTGTGTCGGCGTACGTCTTCCCGGCCGTCGCCGCGCCACCGGCGCGCGCGGACGTGATCTACGTGATCGGACCGCCCACCGAGGGTCGCATCGCGCTCGCGGAGCAGCTGCGTCGAGCGGGTGTCGCCGACGACATCCTGATCTCCGTTCCGACGGACGGCGAGCAGTCGGCCGCGAACCTCAGCGTCTGCCAGCGCGCCTTCGTGAGCTGTGTGCACCCCGAACCCTTCACCACCGCCGGGGAGATGTCGCTCCTCAACGAGCGCTACGGCGCGGGGACGCGCGCCGTCGTCATCACCTTCACCCCGCACGTCAGCCGCACGCGCTTCATCGCGGCGCGCTGCGCCGACCCCCAGGTCACGGTCATCGCGGCCCCCACCTCGCTCGACCTCGGCCGGTGGATGTACCAGTTCGCCTATCAGACGGGCGGCTTCGCGAAGGCACTCATCGTCGGCTGCCCCTAG
- a CDS encoding acyltransferase family protein, whose amino-acid sequence MTAETTRAPAQRIAWIDVARGIAITLVVFHHSIQFLDATGWQVGPLVQLTTALSTFRMPLFFLVSGLLASSAIARLSFSSLFWKRLALLVYLYALWCVIWWAWFLFVPRPFDPLTSPVGNLATALYLPWSGLWFLYALILYTAAAWALRRLPRVAQLVIAFAIASLFATGIVTVSSSYTWRSVGTYFALFMTGVLCRQLVEAYARRVTVWWLLATGVVLAAGTIALPSLPLQGVFRVALCVVGAAFGVSIAVMLARSSAARRAVGALGSRTLPIYVLNSLLLALSVALLPVELVPGWLAAVLLTAMVVTVALLIHRAVGPVSGIFTLPAPLQRFAHRRLEADRLGAGRAR is encoded by the coding sequence ATGACTGCCGAAACGACTCGCGCGCCCGCGCAGAGGATCGCGTGGATCGACGTCGCCCGCGGTATCGCGATCACTCTCGTCGTCTTCCACCATTCCATCCAGTTCCTCGACGCGACCGGCTGGCAGGTCGGCCCGCTCGTTCAGCTGACGACCGCGCTGTCGACGTTCCGGATGCCGCTGTTCTTCCTCGTCTCCGGGCTTCTCGCCTCCTCGGCCATCGCGCGGCTGAGCTTCTCCTCACTCTTCTGGAAACGGCTGGCTCTGCTGGTCTACCTGTACGCGCTGTGGTGCGTCATCTGGTGGGCGTGGTTCCTTTTCGTCCCCCGCCCCTTCGACCCGCTGACCTCGCCGGTCGGCAATCTCGCAACGGCGCTGTACCTGCCCTGGTCGGGCTTGTGGTTCCTCTACGCGCTGATCCTCTACACCGCAGCCGCGTGGGCTCTGCGCCGTCTCCCCCGCGTCGCCCAGCTCGTCATCGCGTTCGCGATCGCGTCGCTGTTCGCCACCGGTATCGTCACCGTGAGCTCTTCGTACACCTGGCGCTCGGTCGGGACCTACTTCGCCCTGTTCATGACGGGCGTGCTCTGCCGGCAGCTGGTCGAGGCATACGCGCGTCGTGTCACCGTCTGGTGGCTGCTGGCGACGGGCGTCGTCCTCGCCGCGGGCACGATCGCCCTCCCCTCCCTGCCGCTCCAGGGCGTCTTCCGGGTCGCCCTGTGCGTGGTCGGGGCGGCGTTCGGGGTGTCGATCGCCGTCATGCTGGCGCGCTCGTCGGCTGCCCGACGCGCTGTCGGTGCGCTCGGCTCACGCACCCTCCCCATCTACGTCCTGAACTCGCTGCTGCTCGCCCTCTCGGTCGCCCTGCTCCCGGTCGAGCTGGTGCCGGGGTGGCTGGCCGCCGTCCTCTTGACGGCCATGGTCGTCACGGTGGCGCTGCTGATCCACCGCGCCGTCGGCCCCGTCTCGGGCATCTTCACCCTGCCCGCGCCGCTCCAACGCTTCGCGCACCGGCGCCTCGAGGCCGACCGCCTCGGGGCCGGGCGTGCCCGCTGA
- a CDS encoding SixA phosphatase family protein produces the protein MIQLVLARHAKSDWATDGVDDHDRPLEGRGRRDAPAMARTILRAGVRPAVLLSSTALRATQTAEVFADAFDVDVSTRPELYLAAPETLLDAARTSGADEVMIVAHDPGMSALVSRLAERDERMVTCAVAVFTWHDGTWDDVGSVPPDEFDLYTP, from the coding sequence ATGATCCAACTCGTCCTGGCCCGCCATGCGAAGTCGGACTGGGCCACCGACGGAGTCGACGACCACGACCGCCCGCTCGAGGGACGGGGGCGGCGCGACGCGCCCGCCATGGCGCGAACGATCCTCCGAGCGGGCGTGCGCCCCGCTGTGCTTCTGTCGAGCACCGCCTTGCGCGCGACGCAGACCGCGGAGGTGTTCGCGGATGCCTTCGACGTCGACGTCAGCACGCGCCCGGAGCTCTACCTCGCCGCGCCCGAGACGTTACTCGACGCGGCCCGCACGAGCGGCGCCGACGAGGTGATGATCGTCGCGCACGACCCCGGCATGAGTGCCCTCGTATCGCGACTCGCCGAGCGTGACGAACGCATGGTGACCTGCGCGGTCGCGGTCTTCACCTGGCATGACGGCACCTGGGACGACGTGGGCAGCGTCCCGCCCGACGAGTTCGATCTGTACACCCCCTGA
- a CDS encoding gamma-glutamylcyclotransferase family protein, producing MSDRPETVERLFTYGSLQASDVQLDTFGRLIAGRDDTLPGFRLDDVDGIDGRSNPSSHTDRHRVLRHTGDAHDRVFGVVLPLSPEELEAADEYLLAGLRRASVTLASGLTAWVYVSA from the coding sequence GTGAGCGACCGTCCCGAGACCGTGGAACGTCTCTTCACCTATGGCAGCCTGCAGGCCTCCGACGTGCAGCTCGACACCTTCGGCCGGCTCATCGCCGGTCGCGACGACACGCTCCCCGGGTTCCGTCTCGACGACGTCGACGGCATCGACGGACGGAGCAACCCGAGCTCGCACACCGACCGCCACCGTGTCCTCCGCCACACCGGCGACGCGCACGACCGGGTCTTCGGTGTGGTTCTGCCCCTGAGCCCCGAGGAACTCGAGGCCGCCGATGAGTATCTGCTGGCGGGTTTGCGCCGCGCCTCCGTCACCCTCGCGAGCGGACTCACGGCCTGGGTCTACGTGAGCGCATGA